ATTCCGTTTGAAGTCTAAAGACCCTTTCCTCTCACAAGCCCTATCTTCCTGCGTTGCTTCTTGATCAAAATCTTCACTTCAAAGCAACAATCAACGGCTAACCAATATCAACTCCCCTTCCTAACAGGGTTAAAACCCACACCCAGGAATGAAACAGGCAGATTCAATAACAAAATTCCATTCCTCTCTTTATCTCTCCATTCGATGTGTTCTCGAATAAAAATTTCGTTTTAAACTAATGAAGTATTGACATTGAATaaagtgaaattaataaaaaaaatattgcaaacaaaTTTCAAGTATTCAAACAAAGAAACAcacttacatactatatatattctatttcttcaTATAAGACACAAATACCCTATAACATCGAATTACTGAGTCAAGGAATATCAAACACATTAGGAAATTATTTAAGGATAAATATTTCTGCAGGTCCCAATAATTCAAACCTatggctaatgaaaaaaaaatacgcatAATAATTTAGATGACAGTTAACTCCAAATCTGCTTTATATAATTCTATCGATTCTAAGTACATATCTTGAACTCGACAGGATTAAATAAAGCGGAGTCGGAATCAAATCTTACCCCTCTTTACAGCCGAATAGGCTAAAGTATAATGTTTACCCTTATTCCTAACGGCCATAGGTTCGAAACCTTAGCCGGCCGGAAAAATTAATCATCAAAGGAATTCCCCTATAGGTCTGATATTCCGTGGAGTAGCGAGTTCGATATTGAAGGGGATTTGTGGCTTTTTATGAAAAAATGGAAATCATGAATGATTGTgataaaattaccatatatatgattgaatttatatataaatatatatatatatatatatatatatacccacatatatacatatatatatatatatatatatatatatatatatatatatatataaatatatatatatatagatatatatataaatataaatatatatattcagtatatatatatatatataaatatatatatacacacacatatatatatatatatatatatatatatatatatatatatatatataataacaataaacagaCACCAAGATTAAGGCCCATATTATAACTGAAATCTCCAACGAAAATAACTCTAGATATGTGTACAACAACGTTTCCCTTTCCTCTCAGAGTCGGCCCTATATTTATGTCTTGACTCGCTCCTGCAAGAAAAATGGTCTCTGATATTGAAAGAGGGAGATTTAGAGGAAGACCAGCAACCAACTGAGCGCTCTGGCTTTTGCCCTTCTAGGATGCACTAGTCTTTAGACACGGACATATATGAGTCACCATTACTCACTTTAACTATGAGCAGTAACTTATAGTGTTTTTTAAGTTCAGTATTAAATCTAATGACTTGCGATTACAAGTTCTTATTAATTTACGATATGCCTATTATCACTAATTTGAGATTTATATATGGTTATTTTAAAATACACAATGGCTTTTGTTAATCTCCAATACTGGTGTTTTTATTAATCTAAGATACATACGTTAATATTCGTTAAGAAGTTTCAATTTCCTAATTCATGATTCGCAGTTAGTTGTACATTTTCATTATACATAACTTCACTCATTTATAACAcagatagtattttttttatattgtatatagtatTTCAAGGTTTTGAGTAATTTACGATAACTATTGTTTTGTTAACTTCAGATAAACTGAAATAGAATACGTCTACTGATTTAAGATTTCCAATCTATTCGTCACAGTTTTCATTCACATCTCACGGCGTTCTCTCTATCAATTGACGTGTTTTCAgaaagcaaaaaatatttttttctttttttttatagttaaccaTACATTAGAGTAATGTAACCAATAAATTCTTGACTGAGTTACAATACACAGTCTGTGTCCCTATTTATAATACACATGTTCGATTAAAGTGGCATGTCCTGATTCACGAAGCGTACGGTTTTCCTCATTATACATCACATGAATAAGATATGATCCAGTCTATTACGTGAGACATACCGAAAAAGCGAAATGTTGAAAATCCTTAATGGACAATGAAGTTTTTCTATTCtaatttaaattgagagagagagagagagagagagagagagagagagagagagagaggagagagagagagagagagagagaggaaaatacatTAAAAGAATAAGTTGGAAGCTAATAAAACCTTGATTAATTGAGGTATTAAAACCACGAGATtgaaatacaaaatgtacacataaaataaagtaataaataacaagagagagagagagagagagagagagagagagagagagagagagagagagagagagagagagagagagagagaaaatacattaAAAGAATAAGTTGGAAGCTAATAAAACCTTGATTAATTGAGGTATTAAAACCACGAGATtgaaatacaaaatgtacacataaaataaagtaataaataacaatgaaattaacaTTTCCTCAGCAAACTTATCTTAACACAAATGATTTGAGTATACAGTAATAACTTACCACCCGTAAATAATTTCTTGCCACTAAACCTAGATTGCCCTAAAATAACGATCAAAACAGTCTATTGgggaaaaacatttaaaaaactacTCTAAATACTTATCTGGGCATAAAACAATGTTGCAGGAGCTATCAAACCACCAACTACTCTATTCACGTGTCATGGGCAGTGGCATTTCCGATCTTGATTGTCGGGGAGCGTATGGGGTTTGGGGTCTTGGGAAAGTAATTACTGTACAATAATCATAAAATGATCTAAGATTAGTAGAAAAGATCTCCCACTTTcctaaaaaattaagtaaaaacagTGAAAATGGGGTGGGGGCAAATTGGGGGTGATGTAGCAACAGGGTTCTCTAACTATTGCTATTGGCTATATTCCTGCAGCATCTGGAATTTTCTTTTCTAAGAAGTGTCAGTGCGAATTCCTTCGTTCTGGGACAGAACAGGTGTCAAACTAGTGCTAGAAAACCAAAGTGCAGTCTTAAACACACAGTGGAGCTAAATGTAAAGTGAGCAAGTGTTTCAACGACACCTCAAAGTTACTTCGATCTAAGTGAGTGTGAGTCAGAGTTTTAGATTCTTTCCTTGCATGTGATTGGGAAGTGGAGGTGGAGGGGAGTAAATTATCCAGCGCTGGAGGGGAAAGTCATCTATAGTGGGAGATGTGTAATGGTGATTAAAAAATTAGGTGTCTGGGCAAAAACCCTTTCATATGTGTATGAAGGTGGGTGGTGCGGCGGTGGGCTGTAGCAGATGGGTGGGTCAGTCGGCGGGCGGTGCAGGTCAGGGCATCACGCATAAaccatttataataaaaatatttacctGGATGGGGATGAAGGGGTCGCCGTCGCCACTCACCTgcaaaacaatagaaataaagatTGCGTTAGAATAGTTGATTGAttcatttgcgagagagagagagagagagagagagagagagagagagagagagagagagagagagagagagagagagagagagagattattgtgcaTAATTCACTGTTATCATATTTTAAAATGATAAAGACAGTAACGCGCGGGCGAACagcatttgaataaatgaaaaatattgtcaAAGAGAGACATACCTATCAATGAATATGTAGGGaaacaatataaatgaataaaaatgaaaatagaataatatcTATATAACAAACGAAATTAAATACCTTTTGCCGATATTCTgttactacaattttttttttcgctttatgAAGGAAGAACCTTCTTCGTCCAATTGAAAATTTGTCATATGATTTCACCGTCTTTAGGCTTCTAAATTGCAGATAACAGGACTTAATGTGTTATCTCATTCCTAAGAAGATTTTTTTTGCaacaaaaattattcataaaaactcCTTACAATAGATATTCTTATAAAGAAAAGTATATTTGCCAAAAGAATTATAGTTAAATAAAAATTGACCTTTTTATACCAAGTAGAGACcagttgcaattaaaaaaaaaaatccctaattaCCTCAAGTAAATATCTAAGAGaacgagaaaaaaataatatttgttacGAAAACTATATTAATAACTAGTGGATACCTCAACATTTATATTATACTGAAATCAACTTTAAACATTATAATCTGATTTATTTTAAATTAACATTTATCTAAACTGAAAAATGTTtaactaaatgaataaaaaaattatttgtgtTTTGAGATTAGTTATGGGAGTTAAATGAGAGCCAGTGGATTAGCTTAAGGACAATGAAATTACAATAAGAGAAATTAAACTTAAATATACAGTTTCTAAGCTGATCACGTTATTGGCTTGAActctacatattctcctgtcaAAATACCGAGGTGTCAGAACATAGGCCATAATAAGAGTCAAGCAGGATCAAAATCAGAACTTACCAGTTACCAGACGGTATATGTAATTCACAACACAGAAGTCCGTACTATTGGAgttataataaatcaaaataaaacattaaaacaactAAATGTGAAAAATTGCTTTAAACAATGCTTTAAACAATGAACAAATCTAAAACATCTAAAGAATTACACAAAATTTTTACCTGTCTGCTCAAGCTGTGACGTAGAGCTGCTACTACCCCTACGAAGTTTTGTGGAGGTAGCAGTATCACTGGCCCTTCTTCTACGGAAAGACCGAGCTTCACTTTGAAGGCTGCTTCTGGGCATCCAGAGGTCCTCTTTCTTCACCAATTTTAAAGAATCTCTCCTGAGGGAATGGAAATGGCCAGGTTGGGGGATAGGCAGATCTCTTGTTCGTCTTGGGGATGTCATGTAAGCTTTTTCCTTATTTGTTACTCCACCTACAGGATGGCCACCAATTTCAGCCAGGGAAGTTGTAGATGGAGGCTCAGGGAGTGGAAAAGATGAAGAGCTGGTAAACGTAGTGAGAGGTGGAGTTGGAGGGGGTGGTGGTGTTGGCGAGGATGCAGAGGAGAACGTTGAAAATGGAGGAAGGTATGCAAGGGAGGTTGATGGCAGGGGTGGTAAAGATGAATGGAGGACATCAGTTGTATAAGTTGCTAGGGATCCAACTGGCCGTGTTGTTATAGGAGAGGGAGGAAGCATAGTGGAAGTATTTTGTCCACCAAACGAAATATGACTAGTTGGAGGACAGATAGGAAGGAGCACACTGGTTGAAGGGCACAAGGGTAAGGCAACTTTTTCCAAGTCTTGTTTCTTCAGAGGCGTAATTGAAGATACTTGTCCACTTTCAGTATAGCTAACACTTGGCAAGTCATTCTGTAATGTGGCTATGCCTTCACTGTCTGTCACTACTAATGTTCCTTCAGGGGGTAAACATGCATCATACGATAATTGCCACTGATCCAATAACTTCTTGCTTAGCATCACATATTCACCTGAATTATGGAAAGCTACATTTTCATAGTCTGGGTGCTTTCGCAATCTCGACTGCATTTTTTCTGTAGCACCAGAATCACTAACTTTTAATGTGTTTTGTGAAGTTGAAAAACAAGTTAAAGTGCCTGAACTAAGACAAGGTGTAGAAAACTGCGAGCTGTCATTTCCTGAATGCAACCGACTTGGAGACTGAGGCAGTATCTTCCTAACAACTTGTGGTTCTATGTGGGAAGGAATGTTAGGAGCCCCAGCAGCTAGGTGACACACAGAGCCACCAATTCGTTGCTGCCTTGGTAGCTTGAGGGTTTGATCAGTCATATCTTTGACATACAATTCCATAGAACGTGTTCTCATAACTGATGCCAGTTCTCCATTCAACTGACCATGGGATATACTCAGTTTTTGTAACTGTTTCAAATTTGGATTTACAACTCTTAATTCGTTGGTTCTAGAAAAAGATATTGTAGTGGTATCTTTTGTTGGAGTAGTACTGGGAGATGTCAAATTGGCATTGCTACCGAGTTCAAAGAGATGCCTGGTAAGAGGATGTTGAAAAAAGTTTTCACGAATGGTAGGTGTAAAAGGAATTTTTGGCGGACTTAAGGGAGGAACACTACCAAGAGGTGAACAAACATCTTCAAGAATAGGCTGCGGAAGATCTTCCACAGGAAAACTGCTTTCTTGATCTGATGAGATATTCTCATCTA
Above is a window of Palaemon carinicauda isolate YSFRI2023 unplaced genomic scaffold, ASM3689809v2 scaffold213, whole genome shotgun sequence DNA encoding:
- the LOC137636030 gene encoding uncharacterized protein, translating into MVAGGVQSVEEGTLYATHPTYYPQFYSTLLPPAPPGSYSSSNYSSSTYSSSGKSSDCSWLRPEGVEGAFVSSPSGRARHPRCTCPSPEAVRQARKALAARRVRASRDPRCTCPSPPGSRDASPWSGTSPSPPSTPATASPPPRHPRCTCPESDSSHRLNSNRRARSARDLRCTCPSTPTPPPSREAECTCPPQLRPHQSQPQQHQPTRRSSKGRLVHAVLLNYPGSTAISTDHGDFVRLSDSPGKITEPDVVLKAKPKKNKAKPKSKGDKSEDEDTVSTDVGEVGCVGGSEDTATPPSSPAQRVKNKLCHLRHKVVSGVAALTISRGQKDHDGRTCSCEGEGHPVRPRVRAPGVVTRILPPPPSPAADESSQDEEKGRVDENISSDQESSFPVEDLPQPILEDVCSPLGSVPPLSPPKIPFTPTIRENFFQHPLTRHLFELGSNANLTSPSTTPTKDTTTISFSRTNELRVVNPNLKQLQKLSISHGQLNGELASVMRTRSMELYVKDMTDQTLKLPRQQRIGGSVCHLAAGAPNIPSHIEPQVVRKILPQSPSRLHSGNDSSQFSTPCLSSGTLTCFSTSQNTLKVSDSGATEKMQSRLRKHPDYENVAFHNSGEYVMLSKKLLDQWQLSYDACLPPEGTLVVTDSEGIATLQNDLPSVSYTESGQVSSITPLKKQDLEKVALPLCPSTSVLLPICPPTSHISFGGQNTSTMLPPSPITTRPVGSLATYTTDVLHSSLPPLPSTSLAYLPPFSTFSSASSPTPPPPPTPPLTTFTSSSSFPLPEPPSTTSLAEIGGHPVGGVTNKEKAYMTSPRRTRDLPIPQPGHFHSLRRDSLKLVKKEDLWMPRSSLQSEARSFRRRRASDTATSTKLRRGSSSSTSQLEQTGEWRRRPLHPHP